The stretch of DNA ATGCGGGAATAAGCATGCTGACATTTCCTGCATCCCCGAGTATCGCAGACCTCGTCACAAAAGCGGCGTCGACTCCGCAAACCTTGTTGCCTGTCGTTGAGACGCAGAATCGATAATGATAGAAAGTATTTGCTAACAGGCCATTTACATCCTGATGAAAGTCGAGGGGAGTGTTTCCGGAAATAATCTGACTCGTGGTATTTGTACCGTAGGTCTGGTCTGTGCCGAATTCAAACCATGCGGTTCCAGAATTCCCGTTGGCATTGCCAACCCCGGAAAAATTGGCGGAGTTTGTGGTCAAAAGCGTTACGGGACCTGACGTCGCATTCGCCAGGAGGGTATAGACTTCAGTCCGGACACTTTCCTCATTTCCCGCTTTATCCGTGGAAAAAAACTTGAGGGTGGTATCGGCCATAATCGATATCGGTCCTGTATAGAGAAGCGATGTCACCGTCGGAATTGAACCATCTGTCGTAAAATAGGTTTCAGAACAGCCGGAATTGTTATCTGAACAGGCGAGACTCACTGTTTGACTTGTCCCATAACTTCCTCCCGGCGGGGAAGCCAAGGTCGCAGGAACAACAGAATCAATGATATAAGTCTGTGTCTTAACCGGTTCTAAATTTCCAGCGACATCTTTTGAAAAGAATTTTAGTGTCGTATTTGACGATATGAGAATGGGAGTTGTATAGACGGCTGACGATGTCGTTGGAATCGTTCCATTCGTCGTGTAGTAAGTTGCCGCACAACTGGAAAACTTGATGGTACACATTAAACTGACGCTCTGCGGTGTGCGATAGGCCCCGGCCGAAGGATTCGCAGCGGTAATCAGGCCGTCGACTGAAAAGGCCGCCGGCAGGCTGATAGAGAGCCCGCCTCCTGCCACAGGATTCGTCACCGTGACATTATAAGTTCCCACTTGCAGAGAGGTATTGAGCCAGTAAATGGAAATCCTGCTGCTGGAAAGGTAAACAAAAGGATGCGCTGCCGTAGCCGGTACCGTTGAAGTAACGGCCGTTCCAGTCAGCGTTCCGACTGAAATGGTCGCTCCGGGCACAAAGTTTGTCCCTGATATCGTTAAGGCACTGCTTGGCGTTATTCCATAGGTTGCACTGGATGGACTCACCCCGGTCAGGGTTGGTTGCGGAATGACTACCGCAAAAGCCGATGCCAGGATTTCAGAAAGTCCGCCG from Nitrospirota bacterium encodes:
- a CDS encoding chitobiase/beta-hexosaminidase C-terminal domain-containing protein codes for the protein NPFVYLSSTRLSVYWSNTSLSAGTYDVMVTNPLSGGGQSASLPAVFKVVAPQPSLSGVIPSSLTYGVTLSGDVTILGTNFAPGATISIGTLTGTAIPSVAPATASTPFVYLSSGRLSFYWANTSLAPGSYTVTVTNPSAGGGLMAILPAAFTIVPPQPTLSGVSPSGVTYGVTPGGDVSIIGTNFAPGAIISVGNLTGAAVVLNTPATAAHPFVYLSSSKLSFYWANTSLLPGAYPVTVTNPAAGGGLSEILASAFAVVIPQPTLTGVSPSSATYGITPSSALTISGTNFVPGATISVGTLTGTAVTSTVPATAAHPFVYLSSSRISIYWLNTSLQVGTYNVTVTNPVAGGGLSISLPAAFSVDGLITAANPSAGAYRTPQSVSLMCTIKFSSCAATYYTTNGTIPTTSSAVYTTPILISSNTTLKFFSKDVAGNLEPVKTQTYIIDSVVPATLASPPGGSYGTSQTVSLACSDNNSGCSETYFTTDGSIPTVTSLLYTGPISIMADTTLKFFSTDKAGNEESVRTEVYTLLANATSGPVTLLTTNSANFSGVGNANGNSGTAWFEFGTDQTYGTNTTSQIISGNTPLDFHQDVNGLLANTFYHYRFCVSTTGNKVCGVDAAFVTRSAILGDAGNVSMLIPASANRIDGYDLEELGRAFGSDPSKTNWNALTDLNNDGIVDGKDLTIMAINFGKVQ